Within Crassostrea angulata isolate pt1a10 chromosome 2, ASM2561291v2, whole genome shotgun sequence, the genomic segment TCTTTTGGTATACTGAGCGTGGATGTTTCAAAAGTTGACAGTTCAAAaagtttgaagtttatttttcaCCTTGTTCACATGtaagtttttcttttgttttcatttgtgtttgtgttttactaACTGACTATTATTGTTGTGTGTTGATCTAGACTGGCAATCGTGTCTATACCTCCCTCTAGGAcaacccaacccccccccccccctccccagaaAAATGGAATTATTTCTAGAGAAATCACTGGTCCATTGAGGACAGtttttatgtgtaaaaataagaaaatttattgataaattgttATAACATAAACCAAGCCTTTATAACACATGTAGtaattcaaattgatttaaaatgttatttttgaaaaaatgcaatttgttttaaagacATTGCCATATTAGATATTACTTTACTTTTCAAAtgcatgataattttattttggtttaacATCATCTCTCAATTTTGTGGTATTGCTTTTTTGATAATATGTAGACAGacttcaatgaatttattattgGGTGGAGGGGTTGATTTTAAACCTACCGGGTATTTAACAGATGCCCATGAAATTGAGAGGGTTACttttttgctgtttttttttatgtttacaataaattttaatgtttgtaATTCTAGATGAAGAGGAATAAGGTAAACTTTACAATAATTTGCCATTAACTTTTATTTCTACAGAGCATTTACCAACTCTTCTACAAAGAAAAAAGCTCATCAGATGTTGGGACATTATACCAACTTCGCAATCTCATAAACAGAAGAGATGTTTCAGGACCTGATGAAGTAATCAATAAATTCAGGTACTGTAATTGTTGCAAACTATTGCAAACaattaatatatgtaaaaaaaaaaacaaccccatTTTTGCATTAATACTGTTTACATTGCCAGATATCCACAGATGATCATATCTTTTACTCATCATCCATGGTCGATGAGGAAGGTGTGATTACCTATGGGTATCAGACACTAACAGTAGGGAAATTATTAATGGTATAGAAATTGTTGTTAGTTTGTTTAATCTATTGTTCAGTgcatttttgtttctttattgtGTGTATATATGAAGACAAAGCTCTATACCCTGtgtataaatgtacattatgttaTATGCATATCAGTTTTAACGTattcaaaaatcttaaaattttaggcCACATCACCAgttcattgatgacgtcacggATGGGTACATTGTAGGAGCTTTCCTGGATACCATGGACATGGATGACATCAGTTCAACACCTGTAGATGCACCTGTGTTTTCTATGATGAATGATCAAGAAAAGGCTGACTGGGTTCTCCATGCCGCAAATAAAGTGGTCGAATCTTTAGGTTTTTGTGATTTTGGAACAATACACCATTTGCGAGAAAACTTACAGGCTTTGGATCAGAATGATTCCCAGATGGAAGCTATGAAAAATGAAGACTTGTACGAGTGTCCTCTTTGTGCTAAAACATACTACAAATCTGGTTGGTTCAAGaaacatttagaaaaaaaacattgctgGAAGTTTTGTAGTGTTGAAAATATGGATGCAGATTCAAATCCTGTTCATTGCTTTCTTTTAATGTCTTTATTGTTAAGAGATACATGCAATGCTTATCAAATGGGTGATGGTGAAAGAATTGTACGCAATGCTTATATGGAATGGCTGTATGCTTCTGCAGTAAAAcactcaaaatataaaatttggcTTTGGCGAATGATTACATACATAATTGCCATACTAGATACCAAAGAAAGCTTTGAGTATAAATGGAACATGACCGTTAACTTGAAAGGtggaattaaaaacaatattccgAATGATAATTGTGTAGAGATACAGGTACACAATATTAAATCTCAGTTAAACACACAAGGTGCAAACAAATCCTTTCAATCTGCAAGGCTAATTTGTATGACAACACAAGTAGTAGATGGAATAAAAGATCAGTTAATGAAAAGTACTAAAACTGTAAAATCAAGGAGTACGAGACCAACAGTTGACAAAACAGGTGATATTGTTACAATTGTGAAAGTATTGCGACAAAAAGGACAGGTGAAAGATTTAAAATGGGaaagtttttcaaattttaaggaGCCATTGTATTCTATTAATAGTGAAGACTTGCACAACTGGATTAAAGCTCAAAAGAATGTTGCAAGTTTTCTTATGTAATTACAATATATAGATACATCTATGAGCATAATGAATTAAGCTTTACCTCATATTATAGCCTTTTAGGTctcattttttatgtattgacCAAGTATTTACACTTATCATATGCATTTTAGAGTGTCGGTAGCCAAATAGTATGACTGATTCCTTAATATATCCTAAATTAACCCTTGTTTTGACATGCATACTTTGGATCTACCTCAGATtatgtatattattaaaatttgtacaaCCTAAGGATGTTTTTTCTCATTTTACTGCAATATCAATAACAGGACATATAGTGAAGAAATGCTGTCTAATgcaacaaaatttgaaatttttccaaAGTGAAgatacttattttttatttttgttctaaatattttcaatgtacttgaataatgtttatttttcttcaattttgcTGCGGTAGAAAAATAAGCATTCTTCACTTTATGTCACCATACCtttaaatgaaatagaaaacaaaaccaggaatataatgaaatgatttgttttaatctgAATCGTCGTCAAACATGTCGTCAGCACTATTATCAGAATCTGAAGAACACACAGGCAATTCGTATTTATAAAAtggatgtttaaaatttgaacagtCAGTACTATTACAATCACATTGGACATCACAAATATCACAGCACATGTGCCTTAATCTTTTGGGGTCAGATTTTGATTTGTATGCTGAAAGTATGATGTCCCTACGACAAGTTTCTTTATTTTGAGTATAGGTTTTCATGTCTTCATCCAATTTTCTACACTGTTTACCATTAAAAAGTAACAAGGCCATGGCCACTCCTCCATCACGACCTGCTCTACCGAACTGTTGGACAAATCCATCCATATCTTTGGGAGGTCCataatttataacatatttaacCGATCTGAAATTCACTCCCATCCCTGCTGCACTTGTTGCAACTAAAACTCTGATGTTACCACTCTCTACACTCATGTCTTCTTTAATCTTTTCTTTAACTGTGTCTGGTGATTGTGAATGAAACATGTCAACATGCTTAATGATATGCCCAAGTTTCATCCTAAAGGCAGAAAATAATTCACTGCATGTTTTAATTGAAGGACAGAATATCAAAAATCTTTCACACAGTTCTTTGTCCTTTTTTAACAAGTGAATAAGAAAGTAGAAAATGTCTCCATGTGAAACTGTGCTCTTAAATTTATGAACAAACAGCTTGATATTTTCTCTATCAGgattttgaataatttcatGACAATCTATCATGCAAAACTTCTTCTGCATTTCCATTCGAGCTGATCTGTTAGCTGTTGCAGTTATCAACAGGACAGGACACTGTATTAGGGATCTGATTTCGCCTAGCTTGCTGTACCAGATACGGAAAGGCTCCATCTCGATTTCACTTTCACCCCTAAAAATATACACATTGAAATCTTGTGCAAtaaatagtaaaacatcttgTAAGGGATATTTATTACGTGTGTAATATACCGTTGGAATAAAATTTTCTTACCAATGCAATACAGTATGGGCCTCATCGACGACGAACAGTTTGAAATGTTTGCTAGCACTGAGCATGTCCCTCCACTTATTTACAGACAAAATGGATTCCGGTGAAGCAAACAGGAATTGAAAATTACCATTGATAATGTCTATGTCTTCGCTACTATCTCTGCCAATATACGTTGAGGTAAAATCACAAGATTTCAAGTATTCACATTGTTCTTTCATTATCGAAAGCAATGGCGAAACTATCAAAACACTGCATTCGCATCTGTTCAATTCCGTCCACATCAGCTGGAAACCTTGATAGCAAATACTTTTGCCACCGCCTGTTTTAACGGAAAGAAATGAATCCCTGCCTTTCAAAAGCTGTGTAATTGTTTCCTCCTGGAAAGGTTTTAACGCATCTAAACTGAACCTTTTACACACATTTTGAAACATGCCCGCCATGTATACGATAGCCGAACACTGATACGTTATAAgaattctgattggttgaaatgCCATCGAGGTTTTGCGATGGAATCATATGATGACCAATCAAATGATCCATGAATATCAATTAACTTACAACGATATTTCGGCTGGTTTGCCCACGGGtgataagtaaaagacgcgatcacccgtgggtatccgacgatgtttggacctaagcacaaatcaataccgctgacaacacttagttcttgaaaataatcgataaattcgatgctatgtattctgaaacattgtttttcaagaaaacttatttattaataccatgaaaatattAAGATTTCAAACTACAAACagttaagatattttttaaagtcgtatgtattcctacgctagagctcaatgta encodes:
- the LOC128172107 gene encoding bifunctional 3'-5' exonuclease/ATP-dependent helicase WRN-like, translated to MKEQCEYLKSCDFTSTYIGRDSSEDIDIINGNFQFLFASPESILSVNKWRDMLSASKHFKLFVVDEAHTVLHWGESEIEMEPFRIWYSKLGEIRSLIQCPVLLITATANRSARMEMQKKFCMIDCHEIIQNPDRENIKLFVHKFKSTVSHGDIFYFLIHLLKKDKELCERFLIFCPSIKTCSELFSAFRMKLGHIIKHVDMFHSQSPDTVKEKIKEDMSVESGNIRVLVATSAAGMGVNFRSVKYVINYGPPKDMDGFVQQFGRAGRDGGVAMALLLFNGKQCRKLDEDMKTYTQNKETCRRDIILSAYKSKSDPKRLRHMCCDICDVQCDCNSTDCSNFKHPFYKYELPVCSSDSDNSADDMFDDDSD